A region of the Candidatus Methylomirabilis oxygeniifera genome:
ACCCATTGCCCTGATTACTGAAGAGATGCCGGTGGTCGTTCTCGCGCCAAAAGATAAGACCTTCGAGAAGGTGTTAAGCAATATCGAGGAGGTGAAAACGCGCAACGGGATCGTCGTTGCCCTCTCCGACGAGACCGATGCTCGCGTCCTGGCAAAGGCCGACCATCTGATCAGTATCCCTCATACCTCCCTGCACCTGATGCCCCTGCTCCTTGTCGTCCCGCTGCAACTCCTGGCCTACCACATCGCCGTGCGAAAGGGATGTGACGTGGACCAGCCGCGCAACCTCGCCAAAAGCGTGACGGTCGAGTAGCCGGAGACACGTGAAGCGGAAGGGCGACCGACGATTACTTGCCGGTAAGCTTACGGAGTAGCCGGAGAAGCGGGTCGTAGCAGTCGTCCATCACGCGCTCCTTCAGCGGGATGATGGCGTTGTCGGTGATCCGGATCTGCTCCGGGCAGACCTCGGTGCAGCACTTGGTGATGTTGCAGTAGCCGATCCCGGCCTTCGCTCGAAGCATCTCCGTACGTGAGTGAGTATCCAGCGGGTGCATCTCCAACGCCGCAATCCGAACGAAGAAGCGTGGCCCTGCGAAGTGCGGCTTATTTTCTTCGTGGTCCCGGATGACGTGGCAGACATTCTGACAGAGGAAGCACTCGATACACTTGTGAAACTCCTGAACCCGCTCGACATCCGCCTGCATCATCCGGTAGGTGCCGTCGGAATCCGGCGGTCGCGGCCTGAAGGCAGGGATCGTCTTGGCGACCTCATAATTGAAGGCAACGTCGGTCACCAGGTCCCGGATCATCGGGAAGGTCCGCATGGGGGCAACGGTAATCGGTTGATCGGAAGGAAACAGGCTCATCTGGGTCATGCACAGCAACCGTGGCCGACCATTGATCTCGGCGCTACACGAGCCGCACTTGCCGGCCTTGCAGTTCCACCGGACCGCCAGGTCGGGCGCCTGTGTCGCCTGCAGTCGATGGATGACATCGAGGAGGACCATCCCCTCCTCGGCCTCAACCCGGTACTCCGTAAAATCGCCGCTCCCCGCGTCGCCCCGGAAGAGCCGCAGCGTGACGACCGGCATTACCGCTTCTCCTCAATGAGCTGTCTCAGCTCCTCCGGCATCTCGCGGATCGGCTCCAGCGTCGTGGTGATCGCCCCGTCACGCTTGCGGACAACGACGTTCACTGAGCCGAATCGTCGATCCGTAGACGGATAGTCCTCGCGTGCGTGGCCGCCGCGGCTCTCTTTACGTTCCAGCGCCGATCGCGTCACGCATTCCGCCACCGTGAGCAGCGCGCATAGGTCCAAGGCGGTATGCCAGCCTGGGTTATAGGCACGGCCGCCCTCGACGTGCACCTGCGGGAGCCGCTGCCGGTGTTCTCCGAGTCGTCCCAGCGCCTCTTGCAGCTCTGTCTCTGTCCGGATGATCCCCACGAGCGACTGCATCGTCTCTTGCAGTTCCGCCTGAAAGGCGTGCGGATTCTCGGCGCCTGTTCTCTCAAACGGCATCAGGGCCTCGTACATACAGGCGTCGAGCTGACTCGCATCCGCCGTCGGCGAGCCGGAGAGGCTTTTCGCGTACAGTGCCGCATGCTGTCCCGCGCGCCGGCCGAAGACCAGCAGGTCTGACAGGGCGTTACCGCCAAGACGGTTGCTGCCATGCAACCCACCTGCCACCTCTCCGGCCGCATACAAACCGGGTACGGCCGTCGCGGTCGTGTCTGCGTCGATCCGAATCCCCCCATTCATATAATGGGCGGTCGGGCCGACCTCCATCGGCTCTCTCGTGATATCTACGCCGGCCAGCTCCTTGAACTGGTGATACATCGACGGCAGACGCCGCATGATGTACTCTGCGGGACGCCGCGAGGCGATATCCAGGAAGACCCCGCCATGTGGACTCCCGCGTCCGGCCTTGACCTCCGAGTTGATCGCCCGCGCCACCTCGTCGCGCGGCAGCAGATCGGGCGTTCGCCGGTTATTTTTCTTATCGGCATACCATCTGTCGGCCTCAGCCTCATTGTCTGCCGTCTCGGCCCTAAAGAACTCCGGGATATAACGAAACATGAATCGCTCGCCCCTGTTGTTCCGGAGTGTCCCGCCGTCGCCGCGCACCCCCTCAGTCACGAGGGTTCCCCGCACCGAGGGTGGCCAGACCATTCCGGTCGGGTGGAACTGATACGACTCCATGTCGATCAGCTCCGCGCCGGCCTCCAACGCCAGCATGACGCCGTTGCCGGTGCACTCCCAGGAGTTCGAGGTAAACTTCCACAGCTTACCGACCCCTCCGGTAGCCAGGATCACCGCCTTCGCCAGTAAGACAATGAAGCGACCGGTGTCGCGCCGGTAGCCGAATCCGCCGACTACACGATCGCCATCTTTCAGCAAGCGCGTTACAGTGCATTCCATGTGAACCTCGATCCCCTGAGCCACCGCATGCTGTTGCAGCGTACGGAGCATCTCAAGACCTGTCCGGTCGCCGACATGGGCCAGACGGGCGTAGCGATGACCGCCGAAGTCGCGCTGCAGAATGAGGCCGTCCCTGGTCCGATCGAATACCGCCCCCCATCGCTCCAGCTCCAGAACTCGGGCGGGCGCCTCCTGAGCGTGCAGTTGGGCCATCCGCCAGTTGTTCAGCATCTTGCCGCCTCGCATCGTATCGCGGAAGTGCACCCGCCAGTTGTCGTCGGGATAGACGTTGCCCAAGGCCGCGGCGATTCCGCCCTCGGCCATGACCGTATGAGCCTTGCCCAGGAGCGACTTACTGATGAGACCCACGGACACGCCGAGCGCCCGCGCTTCGATGGCTGCCCGCAGACCGGCACCGCCGGCGCCGATGATCAGCACATCGTGCTCGTAGATCTCGTATGGCTCCTGCGCCATCAGAACAGTCTCATATCGCTGATGATGCCCATCGAGAGGAGACGGATATAGAGATCGGTTGATCCGACCGAAAAGAGACTCAACCAGAACCAGAGATCGTGACGTTCGTTGAGACGGCTGACCTGACCCCAGACGGCGTGCCGGGTCGGGCAGTGTGAAAAACAGTCAAGCCGTCCGCCGACGAGATGTCGGAAGGAGTGGCAAGAGGTCAGGTAGAGACTGAGGAGGGCGACATTGGCCACCATGATGAGCGAGCCCATTCCTGCGCCAAGTCGCCCGTCGAAGACAACACTGAGGGCGGCGTGATACCACAGGATCATCAGCTCAACCGCAGCCAAGCAGAGAAAATAGCGATGGAGATTCATGAGGACCAGAGGGAATCGAGATTCGCCCGTATAGCCGGCCCGCGCGTCCGCAACCGCGCAGGCCGGCGGCGTCAGCAAAAACGAACGATGGAAGGCCTTTCTGAAGTAGTAACAGGTGAACCGAAAGCCCGCTGGGGCCCAGATAATCAGGAGGGCCGGTGAGAGCGGCCACCATTCAGGTTTGGCAAACGTCGGATAGAAGGGCGAAAAGTAGTTCTTATACTCATAGTGGGTCCCCTGGAGGGCCGCCCAGGCCGTATAGACCATGAACCCGCCCAACGCCGACACGATCAGCATCGGCTGCAGCCACCAGATCTCTCTTCCCGAGGTCGGCGCCGCGATCTGTCCCCGCTGGTTGCTCAGCCGCTCTTCGATCATGGATCTCCCGAAAGCCAATGTTGTACCATTGACTACAACGGCTACTTTTTCTTTGCAGGTCGGCCTTTCGCCTTCATCTGCTGCTGCATCTGTTCCATCTGCGTCTTCAGCTCATCGACTTCCTTCTTCATTGCCTCATTCTCACCCTTCAACGCCACCGCCTCAGCCTTGAGATCGGTGTTCTCTTTCTGCAGCGTCTCTACCGTCTTCTTCAGTTGCTCATTTTCCTTCTTGATCTCCTGACCGCAGCCGGCGACCAACAGGCCCACAGCCAGCACCAAAGAGCCCAGATATCTGTTTCTCAGTCGCATCATCGCCTATCCTCCTCCTGTTCAAAGTTTGCGGTGTACCGTCTACAGTTCAGAGCTTCAGGATATCGATCAACTCTTTCACCCCGGCCGCCGACCGGTTCAGAGCCGCCGCCTCATCAGGTGTCAGCCGGATTTCGATGATCTGCTCGACACCGGCTGCGCCTAGCTTGACCGGGACACCGACGCACAACCCGTGTATCCCATACTCCCCATCCAGATAGACACAGCAGGGCATGATCTTCTGCTTATCCTTCAGAATCGCCTCCACCATCTCGACGGCAGAGGCACCAGGAGCGTAATACGCACTTCCCGTTCCAAGCAGCGCCAGGATCTCTCCCCCACCACCGGCCGTCCGCTTTACCAGCGCCTCGATTCGGTCGGGCGGCAGCAGTTCGGTAATCGGAATTCCGGCCACCGTGGAGAACCGAGGCAGGGGAACCATTGCGTCACCATGGCCGCCGAGCACACAGGCATGGATATTCTCAACAGAGACCCGCAGCTCTTGCGCGATGAAGGTCCGAAATCGCGCGGCATCCAGGACGCCCGCCATGCCGATGACCCGCTCCCGAGCAAAGCCACTTCGCTTGAACGCCAGTTGGGTCATCGCGTCAAGCGGGTTACTGACAATGATGAGGATGCAGTTCGGCGAATGGCCTACAACCTGCCCGATCACCTCACCGACGATCCTGGCATTCGTATGAAGCAGATCATCCCGACTCATCCCCGGCTTTCTGGCAATGCCGGCCGTCACAACCACAATGTCAGAGTCGGCAGTATCCTGATAGTGCTTTGTGCCGATGATCCGACTGTCGGATCCAAGGACCGGACCCGTCTCGAGCAGGTCCAGTGCCCGTCCATGCTGGACACTCTCTAGAATATCGATCAGCACCACATCGGCCAGTTCCTTCGCGACAAGATACTGGCCCACGGTGGCGCCGACATTACCCGCGCCACCAACAACGGTCACCTTCGGTCTCATCTGCTCCCCCGCACGTCTACGTCTCGACCCGCCTAGCCCATCCGCTCGATGACTGCCGTGGCGAACTCTGAGCACTTCAGCTCCTTGACGTCGGTTGCCCCCTCAGCGCGCAGCAACCTGGCAAAGTCATAGGTGACCTGCCTCCGACCAATAGTCTCCTCCAGCCCACGGACCACCAGATCCGCCGCCTCGTTCCAGCCGAGGTGTCGTAGCATCATCTCACCGGAGAGGATCACCGAACCGGGATTGACCTTATCCATATCGGCGTATTTCGGCGCCGTCCCATGAGTCGCCTCGAAGATCGCGTGACCGGTGCGATAGTTGATATTTCCCCCTGGAGCAATCCCTATCCCGCCGATCTGGGCGGCAAGCGCGTCTGAAAGATAGTCGCCATTCAGGTTCAGCGTCGCGATCACGTCGAACTCATCGGCCCGTGTCAGGGTCTGCTGCAGTGTAATGTCGGCAATCGAGTCTTTGATCAACAGCTTGCGCCTCCACTGTCCATCGCCATGCGTCGGCCACAGCGCGAGGGCGGCCTCGACCTCCTCGCGAACCTTCGCCCGCCGGTCAGGCGTCATATCTTTGTAGCCGGGATCAATGGCCAGTGCATTCTCCTCAACCGTGAGGTTAGGTGTCCGCTCTTTGTTGTCGAGAACCCAGCTCTCTCGAAGGCTGACCGTCTCGTGACGGTATCTGCCGGCCGCCAGCGCATACCCCCAGTCCCGAAATGCGCCTTCTGTGAACTTCATGATGTTGCCCTTGTGCACCATCGTCACAGACCTGCGCTGGTGTCTGAGGGCGTACCGAATCGCAGCCTCGATCAGCCGCTCGGTCCCTTCCCGGCTGACCGGTTTAATCCCGATTGCCGAACTCTCCGGGAAGCGGATCTTCGTGACCCCCATCTCATTCTGCAGGAAGCGGATGACCTTGCCGACCTCCGGCGATTGCGCCTCCCACTCGATCCCGGCGTAGATGTCCTCGGTGTTCTCCCGGAAGATTACCATATCGACCTGTTCGGGGCGCTTCACGGGGCTCGGGACGCCGCGAATGTACCCGACCGGCCTGAGACAGACATACAGGTCGAGGAGCTGGCGAAGCGCCACATTCAAGCTTCGTATGCCGCCACCGACTGGCGTCGTCAGCGGTCCCTTGATCCCGACCACATACGTACGGAAGGCCTGAACAGTCTCTTCAGGCAGCCAGGTCTTAAGGGTATTGAACGCCTTCTCGCCTGCGTAGACTTCAAGCCAGGCGATACGGCGCTGCCCGCCATAGGCGCGTTTCACTGCTGCATCAAACACGCGGACCGAGGCGCGCCAGATATCTCGTCCGGTCCCGTCGCCCTCGATAAAGGGGATGATCGGATCGTCCGGAACGATCAATCGACCATCTTCCACGGTGATCGTATGACCCTCTTGCTGCGATTGAATCCCTTCCCACTGTTTCATCATCTATTTCCTCATCGGCAAGTAAGCGCAACGAGCGTCGCCACCGGCCAACATTGCGAAAAGATTATGTATAAGGACCACGCGAAGAGAGGATTCACGAGGATCTTCCGGTGCTTGACAGGCGCACGCTAACACGAACGCCGGAGGGGTGTCAAGTCATCGCGCCCCGCATCGTCTAGGGAATTGGTCCGGTCATCGAAAGATTATTTGTCTCATCAAGTTCTGCGATCCTGTCGAGCGCATCGACGACGGCGAACAGATATTTGCCTGATGCGGTGATCCTCCTCCGTAGCCGCACTTTGACCTTGTGCATTGTGGCTCGCCCAAGCCGGAGCTTCCTGATGCGCAAGCCCTCCAGCACCGTATCATCGTTCGGATCCAGGACAGCATCGTCGGAAAGGAAGATCCGCAGACGGGAGGCATGAGCGGTCGCATCCCCCTGGTTAACGACCTGCACATCGCCTCGGAGCGTGCACCGATCCCGGTGACAGCTTTGGCTCACCGAGCTCCAGGTCCCGATAAGATCCGGACCGGTAGCGGATGCAAAGGTCGCAGTACAGTTCTTGTCGGTATCTATTGTCAATCTTCCATCGGCGCAGTCCGGGTCTCCGCTCCAGCCGACAAAGAGGGACCCGGGATTCGCCGTAGCATTGAGAGTCACTACGGCACCGCCATTATAGACCTCAGCACAATCCCCGGGACAGGCGATACCGTCGCCGGTCACGATGCCGCTGCCGGTCCCCGCCGTCGTAACGGTCAGAACGTACGGGGCCGAGGTAAAGCTGGTGATAGTAACCTGGAAGCCGGTCGCAGTTGCGGCATCAACAGTCACGCTGATCTGATTCGCTGAATCAGTAAAGGTCTCGCCGGGAGTCCACATCGCCGCGCTGTCATTCGGATCTCCGTTATCGTCCGGATCAACAACCTGGGCCGAACGACTCCGTGTGATATCGACATCATGGATGACGACCGCTTCGCCGGGAACATTTTCATCATGACCCGCAAAATATCTGGCCTCTACGGTGTAGAATCTGGCGCGTGATCCGCCTATCGGGATCTGCGCCATAAGATAGTCGTCTGATACCGGTTGCGCAATCCGCTCTAAGGTGATCGTGTGGCTGCTTCCCACCGTATGCACATACGTGCGCGAGAACGGTATCCACCCGAGCATGTTCTTGTGATACGCGATGGTATGCGGCGCAACACAACCGTAGACGGCATCAGAGGATGCGCAGGTCCCGATCCTCCGGCTCATGACATCCCACGAAGAGTCGTGCGAGACGCTATATGGGCCGGACGAATGAGGAAGCCCAAAGCCGTGTCCCATCTCATGAGCCAGCAGGCTCTGGGTGTGCCCCCACGACGCAATCCACGTCATCCCGTAAGACTTGGACTCCCCATCGCGATCTAACCGCAAGCCCCACGCACCCCAGGAACAGCAATCAAGGGTGTCGTTGAATACTAAATTGATGCCGGCAAAATTGGGGAAGAACACATCGGTATCGGCAACGGCGGTGCAGTCATCCTTTAACCTGCTCAAATTCGCCCCGGTGTCGTTCACATAATACGATCTTGGGTGGGGTAAATTGTACCACCCGAATACCGCACTCCCGGTCAGATTGAACTGTTCGTAGGACAATTCCCTCCAGTAGTGACCCAAATATGAGGAACCCATCAGCGTATTGAAGAAGCCGACATCATGGGGGGTCACACCGATCGAATCGCTGAAACGGCACAGTATGGTTGCCCATGGCTGAGAACCTGTTACTGCCGAGGAAGGCATTTCGGCTGTGGCGGCTCCGGCTCCCTCGGGTATCTCAAACTCGACAGAGCGCGCCTGAATGTCGGCGAACGGCCGCGCGTGACTCCCCTCGTAAGTTGCGTGCACCATTTCCCCGATGACCTTTACCCGTTTGCCCTGTAAAGCCTGCAGACCACCGAAAGACCTCGTAAGCGTCTCGTTCAATACTATTGGGGTCCATTCGTCCTGGTCGTCGATGATGGCAAACGCCTGCACAGGTTCTGATCTCGAATCCGGACTCGGATCCCCCCATGCCACCTGCAATCGCCCGGACAACGATACCTGTTGCGCTATAGCCGGATGAAGTGTCACCGCCCACGTCAGGATCACAGACGTGATACCGGAGATCATCCATCTCGCTGCCAGCCGACCCCGCACCTTCATCGCCTCCCCACCGTTATTCAAGAACGATCGATAACACTCTGACTGACTCCGAGGGGGCGGCCATCCTCTCTCCCACAACTTTTGCTCGTTTATGGTTCAACGCCAGCGGCCCTCCGAGCGATTGAGCCATCTCCTCATCCAGGAGCAACTCAGTCCACCGACCTTGATCATCTGAGAGAATATAGTGAACCCGGTCGTTCCATATCACAGTAACCCATCCCGACAAAGAGATCGCTTGCGTCTTGTTGGACTGCGTATGTCCGGAAGGAGCGTCCGCACTCCCTCCTGTGTGCGTCGAGGAAGCTGCGATAACAGGCCAGGAAGAGTAAGGAACGGCCATCGCCGGATTCGGCCTGTCAGGATCATGCCGCAGCCCCTCACGTACTGTTCCCGCAGCATCCGTCCTCGCGCTCAGCAGCCACAGGATGGTCGCAACTACAGGGCCGCCTCGACCCAACCTTCGCAATAGTCCGATCTCTCTTGCGATCATCACGTTGCCCATCCCGTCATGACGCCGTCCATTCCACAGAAAGCACCTCAGCCCACTCCTGCGCGGTCAGGTGCTGTTTGCACACCGCACTTCAACGCTTGTCGGCAAGCAACGCGGTGTATATGGCAAGGTCGGCGGCAGAGAAGCAGATGAAGATTACCCCTTTTACCACCTGTTCTCTCGCCACACAATCGCGAACCGTTTCCGCAGCAACCCTCGCAGCCGGCTCCTTCGGGTATCCATAGACACCGGTACTGATACACGGAAACGCCACACTGGTCAGCCCGGACTCGGCGGCCAGCCGTAACGATCTGGTATAGCAGGAAGCGAGAATCTCCTGCTCGCCATGAGAGCCCCCTCGCCATATTGGGCCGACGGTATGGATGACATACTTCGCAGGCAGCCGATAGCCCTTCGTGATCCTGGCATCGCCCGGTTCACACCCACCCAGCAAACGACACTCGGCCAGCAATCCAGGCCCGGCGGCTCGGTGAATTGCGCCGTCTACTCCACCTCCGCCCAGCAACGACGAATTTGCGGCGTTCACGATGGCATCGACAGCCAGTGTGGTAATATCGGCCTGCACTGCTCTGAGAATCGTCACTCTGACCTCCGTTACCGAAAGAGACTTCAACGAAGTCACAGAATGGTAATTCCAGAACGTGCGAGTGTCAAGGCGCACGTGGGGACCGGCGACGACGGCAACCTCACCTTATCAACCGGACATCTACGGCGCTTGAAGAACCGTATCGAGGAACTCCCGCGCGACCACTGCGACATCGCGGTGACTGACATCCACATCATAGTTCATCCGGCGCATCGAAGTCTCTGAAATCCGTCCGGCCAGTCGCTCGATGGCCGTTCGAAGCTCCGGATAATCGGCCAACGTCTCGGTTCGCACGACGGGGATGGCATGGTAGGGCGGGAAATAGCGCCGGTCATCCTCGAGCATGGTCAGATCGAGACCCTTGATCAGCCCACTGGTCGCCTCTCCGGCGATCAGATCGACGGAGCCGCCGGCGAGCGCCCGATAGCTCAGCGTGAGATCCATCACATGCGGCGTCTCGGCGAATCGCAGCCCGTAGGTCCGCACCAGTCCCTTATAGCCGTCCTCGCGTTCCAGGAATTCATATCCGAAGGCAGCCTTCCAGCCCGGTGTATGCGGCGCCGCATCGCTGATCGTTGTAAGGTTGAGGCGCTGCGCGTCTGCCGCACGGATGAGGATCGCAAAGGTGTTGTTGAAGCCGAGCGGCGACAGCACCGTACGGCCGGTCGCCGCATAGGCTGCGGTGACGCGCTCAAGCACGTCCGCATGATCCCGCAACACCGGCTGATGGAAAATCGCGGTCAGGGCCGTTCCCGTATACTCAACGTAGGCATCAATGGCGCCGGACTGCAGCGCCTGATCGCTGATAAACGTGCCGCCCAGATTGAGGCGGCGTTCGACGCTGAGATCGGTCGTCTGCTCGATCACCTGGGCCAACAGTTCGCCGAGAATCACCTGTTCTGAAAAATTCTTCGATCCGATGATGACCCGAGAGTCCCAGCGCCCAGAGACGGCATAGCCGCCCATGACGATCAGGGTCAACGCAATACCGGCGACCGTCAGTGTGCGGACCGTCACACGCTGCGATCTGGCGGCCCCAGGCGTCAAGGCGCGCTCCAGCCATCCGAGCGAGCCGTCCACCACAAGGGCCAGGAGCGCGGCCGGCACCGCACCCGCAAGGATCAGGGTCGGCTCGGTCATGGAGAGACCCCGGAAGATATAGTCGCCGAGCCCTCCCGCGCCAATGGCAGCGGCAATCGTCGCCGCCCCCACGCCGACCACCGCCGCCACCCGCACCCCCGCCACCATCGTGGGCATCGCGAGCGGCAACTCGACCTGCAGCAGCAACTGTTGCGGCGTCATCCCCAGGGCCACACCCGCATCCCGCGCAGCCCGATCGATCCCCTGAATGCCCGCGACCGTATTGCGCATGACCGGCAGCAGCGCATACAGGATGAGTACGAGCAGCGCGCTTCGGGTACCGACCCCTCCAATAAGGGGCAGCGCAACCAGAAACCCGAACATGGCGAGGCTAGGCACCGTCTGCGCGATATTGGCGAAGGTCAGCAGCACCGCACCCAGCCGAGGACGTCGTGTCGCCACGATCCCAAGCGGCACCGCGATGGCGATCGCCGCCGCAGTCGCGACCAGCGTGAGCAGCAGATGCTGAGCGATGGCGCTCAGCATGTCGGCCCGATGAGCGATCCAGAAGTTAAGCAGATTCACTGGCGACAACCGGTACCGGCGGCATGGCGTCGAGGAACATCCGAATCCTCGGATCGCCCGTGCGGGCGACCGCCTCCGGCGTATCGAGGGCGACGAGGCGTCCCTGATCCAGGACGCCAAGTCGGGTGGCAAGCGCAAACGCTTCACCCATGTCGTGCGATACCATGACGACGGTTTTGTGAAGCTGTTCCTGGATGCGGCGGAACTCGCGATGCAGTTCGGCTCGCGTCAGCGGATCGAGCGCGCCGAACGGCTCATCCATCAGGATGACTGGGGGGTCGGCGGCAAGCGCCCTGGCGAATCCCACTCGTTGGCGCTGCCCGCCTGAAAGCTCGTGGGGAAATCGCCCCTCAAAGGTTGGGGGATCAAGCCCGACAAGCTCCAACAGCTCCCGGCAGCGCGCATCGATACGAGCTTCCGGCCACCCGTTCAGGTGCGGCACAACCCCGACGTTACGGCCGATGGTCATGTGTGGAAACAGGCCGACCTCCTGCAGGACATAGCCGGTTCGGCGGCGTAAGGCGATCGGGTCCCACTCGGATGTCGCCCGGCCCTCGACCCGAACCTCGCCGGCACTCGGGACGAGGAGATGGTTGATCAGCCGAAGAATAGTCGTCTTCCCGACGCCGCTCCGGCCCACAAGGACCAGCACCGTGCCGCGCTCTACGGTGAAGCTGACATCATCAAGAATCACCGCGCCGCCTGGGGCTCGGTAATGCACGCGCGCAAACTCAATCACAGACAGGTCATTCATAACTGAAGGGAAGAAACGATTGGATCATCACAGGCGGGATGATCAGGAGGTCAGGAACAGGCAAAATTGATCCTGAGGATCGGTAAAGCGACCAAGGACCTGAAAGCCGTGGCGGGTGAGCAGCCATTCCATTCCCGACCGGGAATACTTATGACAGTTTTCTGTATGGATGGTTTCACCCTGTCGAAGATCGACATCAAGGTCCAGATCGGCGATCCTCACGCATTGATCGCGCAGACTGACCAGGTGCATCTCGATCCGGCTGCGCTCGTGATTCCACACTGCCCGATGTCGAAATGTCGCCGGATCGAAGTTTGCGGATAGCTCCCGGTTGAGCCGCACCAGAATGTTCAGATT
Encoded here:
- a CDS encoding exported protein of unknown function (Evidence 5 : No homology to any previously reported sequences), which encodes MMRLRNRYLGSLVLAVGLLVAGCGQEIKKENEQLKKTVETLQKENTDLKAEAVALKGENEAMKKEVDELKTQMEQMQQQMKAKGRPAKKK
- a CDS encoding putative succinate dehydrogenase membrane anchor subunit (sdhD) (Evidence 3 : Function proposed based on presence of conserved amino acid motif, structural feature or limited homology; Product type pe : putative enzyme), which encodes MIEERLSNQRGQIAAPTSGREIWWLQPMLIVSALGGFMVYTAWAALQGTHYEYKNYFSPFYPTFAKPEWWPLSPALLIIWAPAGFRFTCYYFRKAFHRSFLLTPPACAVADARAGYTGESRFPLVLMNLHRYFLCLAAVELMILWYHAALSVVFDGRLGAGMGSLIMVANVALLSLYLTSCHSFRHLVGGRLDCFSHCPTRHAVWGQVSRLNERHDLWFWLSLFSVGSTDLYIRLLSMGIISDMRLF
- the sdhA gene encoding Succinate dehydrogenase flavoprotein subunit (Evidence 2a : Function of homologous gene experimentally demonstrated in an other organism; PubMedId : 8637872; Product type e : enzyme) → MAQEPYEIYEHDVLIIGAGGAGLRAAIEARALGVSVGLISKSLLGKAHTVMAEGGIAAALGNVYPDDNWRVHFRDTMRGGKMLNNWRMAQLHAQEAPARVLELERWGAVFDRTRDGLILQRDFGGHRYARLAHVGDRTGLEMLRTLQQHAVAQGIEVHMECTVTRLLKDGDRVVGGFGYRRDTGRFIVLLAKAVILATGGVGKLWKFTSNSWECTGNGVMLALEAGAELIDMESYQFHPTGMVWPPSVRGTLVTEGVRGDGGTLRNNRGERFMFRYIPEFFRAETADNEAEADRWYADKKNNRRTPDLLPRDEVARAINSEVKAGRGSPHGGVFLDIASRRPAEYIMRRLPSMYHQFKELAGVDITREPMEVGPTAHYMNGGIRIDADTTATAVPGLYAAGEVAGGLHGSNRLGGNALSDLLVFGRRAGQHAALYAKSLSGSPTADASQLDACMYEALMPFERTGAENPHAFQAELQETMQSLVGIIRTETELQEALGRLGEHRQRLPQVHVEGGRAYNPGWHTALDLCALLTVAECVTRSALERKESRGGHAREDYPSTDRRFGSVNVVVRKRDGAITTTLEPIREMPEELRQLIEEKR
- a CDS encoding Succinate dehydrogenase subunit B, with the protein product MPVVTLRLFRGDAGSGDFTEYRVEAEEGMVLLDVIHRLQATQAPDLAVRWNCKAGKCGSCSAEINGRPRLLCMTQMSLFPSDQPITVAPMRTFPMIRDLVTDVAFNYEVAKTIPAFRPRPPDSDGTYRMMQADVERVQEFHKCIECFLCQNVCHVIRDHEENKPHFAGPRFFVRIAALEMHPLDTHSRTEMLRAKAGIGYCNITKCCTEVCPEQIRITDNAIIPLKERVMDDCYDPLLRLLRKLTGK
- the icd gene encoding Isocitrate dehydrogenase [NADP] (IDH) (Oxalosuccinate decarboxylase) (NADP(+)-specific ICDH) (IDP) — translated: MMKQWEGIQSQQEGHTITVEDGRLIVPDDPIIPFIEGDGTGRDIWRASVRVFDAAVKRAYGGQRRIAWLEVYAGEKAFNTLKTWLPEETVQAFRTYVVGIKGPLTTPVGGGIRSLNVALRQLLDLYVCLRPVGYIRGVPSPVKRPEQVDMVIFRENTEDIYAGIEWEAQSPEVGKVIRFLQNEMGVTKIRFPESSAIGIKPVSREGTERLIEAAIRYALRHQRRSVTMVHKGNIMKFTEGAFRDWGYALAAGRYRHETVSLRESWVLDNKERTPNLTVEENALAIDPGYKDMTPDRRAKVREEVEAALALWPTHGDGQWRRKLLIKDSIADITLQQTLTRADEFDVIATLNLNGDYLSDALAAQIGGIGIAPGGNINYRTGHAIFEATHGTAPKYADMDKVNPGSVILSGEMMLRHLGWNEAADLVVRGLEETIGRRQVTYDFARLLRAEGATDVKELKCSEFATAVIERMG
- the mdh gene encoding malate dehydrogenase (Evidence 2a : Function of homologous gene experimentally demonstrated in an other organism; Product type e : enzyme), whose amino-acid sequence is MRPKVTVVGGAGNVGATVGQYLVAKELADVVLIDILESVQHGRALDLLETGPVLGSDSRIIGTKHYQDTADSDIVVVTAGIARKPGMSRDDLLHTNARIVGEVIGQVVGHSPNCILIIVSNPLDAMTQLAFKRSGFARERVIGMAGVLDAARFRTFIAQELRVSVENIHACVLGGHGDAMVPLPRFSTVAGIPITELLPPDRIEALVKRTAGGGGEILALLGTGSAYYAPGASAVEMVEAILKDKQKIMPCCVYLDGEYGIHGLCVGVPVKLGAAGVEQIIEIRLTPDEAAALNRSAAGVKELIDILKL